Proteins found in one Pseudochaenichthys georgianus chromosome 13, fPseGeo1.2, whole genome shotgun sequence genomic segment:
- the oafa gene encoding out at first protein homolog, protein MNADLWISPRFFHLSCSVLRILGMFASCVSVASVRILTRVCALVLLVAVGLCSELRVRVRLADGLVTEEVLEADIERDLISVEFKQGDGALITFVADFKQDVKIFRALILGELERGQNQYQAVCFISRLSRNEIIPSESMARLRQKNPHAIRLAEERRGLEQLTMSAAVNLSQASQLSSHIHNMCSEAREAIYTRESDVKHWLDKGVDGSIFEVLPQTTEAPSFKACHSTKDLWQPCLCTYSLRLEWYPCLLKYCRSRDTTGKGSTYKCGIKSCSKGYHFTYYVPQKQMCLWDEET, encoded by the exons ATGAACGCAGATCTTTGGATTTCGCCGCGGTTTTTTCATCTGTCGTGTTCAGTTTTGCGTATTTTGGGTATGTTTGCGAGTTGCGTCTCAGTGGCTTCAGTTCGGATACTGACCCGGGTCTGCGCCCTGGTGCTGCTGGTGGCGGTTGGACTGTGCTCCGAGCTGAGGGTCCGGGTCCGGCTCGCTGACGGACTGGTGACCGAGGAGGTTTTGGAGGCGGACATTGAGAGAGATTTAATATCAGTCGAATTCAAGCAGGGAGACGGGGCACTCATCACTTTTGTGGCGGACTTCAAACAG GATGTGAAGATATTCAGAGCGCTGATCCTGGGCGAGCTGGAAAGAGGACAGAACCAGTACCAGGCCGTGTGCTTCATCTCTCGCCTTAGCCGCAATGAGATCATCCCGAGCGAGTCAATGGCCCGTCTCAGACAG AAAAATCCTCATGCCATCAGATTGGCGGAAGAGCGGAGAGGACTGGAGCAGCTGACGATGAGCGCCGCGGTTAATTTAAGTCAGGCCTCTCAACTCAGCTCCCACATTCACAATATGTGCAGCGAGGCCCGGGAGGCCATTTACACCAGGGAGtccgatgtcaaacactggctgGACAAAG GAGTGGATGGCTCCATATTCGAGGTCCTGCCTCAAACAACAGAGGCGCCCAGCTTTAAGGCCTGTCACTCTACTAAAGACTTGTGGCAGCCCTGTCTCTGCACATACAGCCTGCGTCTGGAGTGGTACCCATGTTTGCTGAAGTACTGCCGCAGTCGGGACACCACAGGCAAAGGCTCCACCTACAAGTGTGGCATCAAGAGCTGCAGCAAGGGCTACCATTTCACATACTATGTTCCCCAAAAACAGATGTGCCTATGGGACGAGGAGACCTAG
- the tlcd5a gene encoding TLC domain-containing protein 5a: MSLVVVGTLLCLSCWVSLYFILCNVNGSRSYEWNCRLVTLVHGILAVCITGYIGYVDGPWPFTNPGTKNSPLQISAMLVSLGYFIFDMAWCVYFRTEGPVMLAHHTMSILGILLTLWLGESGIEACAVLFGSEITNPLLQARWFIKQTGHYGTRLGDIVDVLFVLLFVVMRVFVGGTMLYCELISPNPRFFIKCGGVAMYALSWVFMVDIVRFCIKKSKSWRKQRRDQQETVAANGHEGKND, translated from the exons ATGTCACTGGTTGTGGTTGGTACACTCCTGTGCCTGTCTTGTTGGGTCTCTCTCTACTTTATCTTGTGCAACGTCAACGGGTCCAGGAGCTACGAGTGGAACTGTCGCCTCGTCACCCTGGTACATGGCATCCTGGCAGTCTGCATCACAGGATACATAGGCTATGTCGATGGACCCTGGCCTTTCACTAATCCAG GTACTAAGAACAGTCCTCTGCAAATAAGTGCCATGTTGGTGAGCCTCGGCTACTTTATTTTCGACATGGCCTGGTGTGTGTACTTCCGCACAGAGGGCCCCGTTATGTTGGCCCACCACACCATGAGCATCCTGGGAATCCTGTTGACCTTGTGGTTGGGGGAGTCTGGCATCGAAGCCTGCGCGGTGCTCTTTGGCAGTGAAATCACTAACCCCCTCCTGCAGGCACGCTGGTTCATCAAACAGACTGGACATTACGGGACACGGCTGGGGGACATTGTGGACGTCCTGTTCGTGCTGCTGTTTGTGGTGATGCGAGTGTTCGTGGGAGGCACAATGCTGTACTGTGAGCTGATCTCACCCAACCCAAGATTCTTTATCAAGTGTGGGGGAGTGGCTATGTATGCTCTGTCCTGGGTGTTCATGGTGGACATTGTTCGATTTTGCATAAAGAAGAGCAAGAGCTGGCGAAAACAGAGGAGAGACCAACAAGAAACAGTGGCAGCTAATGGTCATGAAGGAAAGAATGACTGA